A single genomic interval of Gouania willdenowi chromosome 22, fGouWil2.1, whole genome shotgun sequence harbors:
- the LOC114456670 gene encoding potassium voltage-gated channel subfamily F member 1-like has protein sequence MWTVPRPNYSTEGEIMVNIGGVRVALLGDVLQRYPESRLAELLRCSSSSSQSLELISSLCDDFDASRKEFYFDRDPDAFKCIMDVYYFDEIHIKRGLCPICFLREMEFWRIESCVLDECCRSDLSEKEDELKDISDKVKVILEDLEVERCSTRIQRCQRSVWRLMEKPGSSVPARVIAIASFLSILLSALVMCVGTIPELQVKDADGELMEHPTLEAIETTCMMWFTVEFLLRFASSPHKLHFILSVMNVIDFMAIAPFYVVLSLTYLSSTSMMELTNVQQAVQALRITRIARIFKLARHSSGLQTLTYALQRSLKELGLLLMYMGVGIFVFSALGYTMEQSHPETMFRSIPHSFWWAIITMTTVGYGDIYPKTTLGKCNAALSFLCGVIAIALPIHPIINNFVIFYNKQKVLESAAKHEVELMQLQDNRDGRKESRERMESMESSP, from the coding sequence ATGTGGACGGTTCCCAGGCCTAACTACAGCACAGAGGGGGAGATCATGGTGAATATCGGCGGGGTCAGAGTGGCCCTTCTCGGGGACGTTTTGCAGCGCTACCCTGAGAGCAGACTGGCGGAGCTGCTGAggtgttcctcctcctcctctcagaGTTTGGAGCTCATCTCTTCGCTCTGTGACGACTTTGACGCGAGCAGAAAAGAGTTCTACTTTGACAGAGACCCTGATGCGTTCAAGTGCATCATGGATGTGTATTACTTTGATGAAATCCACATCAAACGCGGCCTCTGTCCCATCTGCTTCCTGAGGGAGATGGAGTTCTGGAGGATCGAGTCGTGCGTCCTGGATGAGTGCTGCAGGAGTGACCTGAGTGAGAAGGAGGACGAGCTGAAGGACATCTCTGACAAGGTGAAGGTGATCCTGGAGGACCTGGAGGTGGAGCGGTGCAGCACGCGCATCCAGCGGTGCCAGCGGTCGGTGtggaggctgatggagaagccCGGCTCCTCCGTGCCCGCGCGCGTCATCGCCATCGCCTCCTTCCTCTCCATCCTGCTCTCAGCCTTGGTGATGTGCGTGGGAACCATCCCGGAGCTCCAGGTGAAGGACGCTGATGGAGAACTGATGGAGCACCCCACGCTGGAGGCCATTGAGACCACGTGCATGATGTGGTTCACCGTGGAGTTCCTGCTGCGCTTTGCGTCATCTCCACACAAGCTGCACTTCATCCTCTCCGTCATGAACGTCATCGACTTCATGGCCATCGCGCCTTTCTACGTGGTCCTGTCCCTCACCTACCTCAGCTCCACCTCCATGATGGAGCTCACCAACGTGCAGCAGGCGGTGCAGGCGCTGCGCATCACGCGCATTGCTCGCATCTTCAAACTGGCGCGTCACTCCTCGGGTCTGCAGACCCTGACCTACGCCCTCCAGAGGAGCCTGAAGGAGCTGGGGCTGCTCCTCATGTACATGGGGGTGGGCATCTTCGTGTTCTCTGCTCTAGGGTACACCATGGAGCAGAGCCACCCGGAGACCATGTTCAGGAGCATCCCACATTCCTTCTGGTGGGCCATCATCACCATGACAACCGTGGGCTATGGAGACATCTACCCCAAAACCACGCTGGGCAAGTGTAACGCGGCCCTGAGCTTCCTGTGCGGAGTGATCGCCATCGCTCTGCCCATCCACCCCATCATCAACAACTTTGTCATTTTCTACAACAAACAGAAGGTTCTGGAGAGCGCAGCGAAGCACGAGGTGGAGCTCATGCAGCTCCAGGACAACAGAGACGGACGCAAGGAGAGCAGGGAGCGCATGGAGAGCATGGAGAGCAGTCCATAA